A single window of Eucalyptus grandis isolate ANBG69807.140 chromosome 1, ASM1654582v1, whole genome shotgun sequence DNA harbors:
- the LOC104440137 gene encoding LOW QUALITY PROTEIN: G-type lectin S-receptor-like serine/threonine-protein kinase At2g19130 (The sequence of the model RefSeq protein was modified relative to this genomic sequence to represent the inferred CDS: inserted 1 base in 1 codon), producing MDSKNSSPWSFILPIFLLCSSLYTHLCLGTDKLDANRSISGDQILTSSGGHFTLGFFSPGNSTYSYIGIWYNKISVQTVVWVANRDNPITDRHSTELKVSGGNLVIVNNSEVPVWSTNLTASSSGSSSMVAVLEDDGNFALKAAPNSSVTLWQSFDYPTHTWLPGAKLGIDKRKNTSQILTSWKNAEDPSTGLFSLHLQPSSEYYVRWNKSEHYWSGGAWDNQTNCFYWVPEMRMSYMYDFKYVDNENESYFTYSIKSSFNTISRFVMDLSGQIKQESWLPSQAWTLFWSQPSQQCEVYRLCGPFSVCSKQSEDSCSCLPGFSISSPMDWNRSDWSGGCKRNSNLNCAANAEKDRFWPMSNMKLHDAPQSLVAGSDQECRTACLSNCSCTAYAFEDNACSIWIGDLFNVEQLKQGTTPRRSFYVRLAASEIKDPSKKSNVTATVAGSVGAVVAILAIVSFAVWRWRRGATVTTKIVEGSLIVFAYRELQVATKNFSEKLGGGGFGSVFKGTLPDSSHIAVKKLESISQGEKQFXTEVSTIGTIQHVNLVRLRGFCSEGDKRLLVYDFMPNGSLGYHLFHRKDSKTLDWKTRYQIALGTARGLAYLHEKCRDFIIHCDIKPENILLDAEFCPKVADFGLAKPVGRDFSRVLTTMRGTRGYLAPEWISGVAITVKADVYSYGMMLFEFVSGRRNLELSENGAIEFFPTWAASKIAEGGDMLDLLDPDLEKNADTEELNRICRVACWCAQDEETHRPSMGLVVRVLEGLLDVNLPRIPRALQLLLDNQEHVVFFTESSSSNRSSQMRSNTSTASLQKQNSSSSTKSKS from the exons ATGGATAGCAAAAACAGTAGTCCGTGGTCGTTCATACTCCcaattttcttgctttgctcATCTCTGTACACCCACCTCTGTCTTGGCACAGACAAGCTCGATGCGAATCGATCTATATCTGGTGATCAAATCTTAACCTCCTCGGGTGGCCACTTTACGCTTGGCTTCTTCTCGCCGGGTAACTCCACGTACTCCTACATAGGCATCTGGTACAACAAAATCAGCGTGCAAACCGTCGTCTGGGTCGCCAACCGAGACAACCCTATCACTGACAGGCACTCCACTGAACTGAAGGTCTCGGGTGGCAATCTTGTGATTGTTAACAACTCCGAAGTCCCCGTTTGGTCCACGAATCTGACTGCTTCTTCATCTGGATCGAGCTCCATGGTGGCGGTTCTTGAGGACGACGGCAACTTCGCTCTCAAAGCGGCGCCGAATTCTTCCGTGACTCTGTGGCAGAGCTTTGATTACCCGACGCACACGTGGCTTCCCGGTGCCAAATTAGGGATCGACAAGCGCAAAAATACGAGTCAGATCTTGACATCATGGAAGAACGCCGAGGACCCTTCGACAGGTTtgttctctctccatctccagCCATCCAGTGAGTACTACGTAAGGTGGAATAAGTCTGAGCATTACTGGAGCGGTGGGGCGTGGGACAATCAGACAAACTGTTTCTATTGGGTCCCTGAAATGAGAATGAGCTATATGTACGATTTCAAGTATGTGGACAATGAGAACGAGAGCTACTTCACCTATTCAATCAAAAGCTCCTTCAACACCATATCAAGGTTTGTGATGGACCTTTCTGGGCAGATCAAGCAGGAGTCCTGGTTGCCTTCCCAGGCGTGGACCTTGTTCTGGTCTCAGCCCTCGCAACAATGTGAGGTGTATAGACTTTGTGGGCCTTTCAGTGTTTGCAGCAAGCAGAGCGAAGATTCATGCAGCTGCTTGCCGGGATTTAGCATAAGCTCTCCAATGGATTGGAATCGGAGTGATTGGTCTGGTGGTTGCAAGAGGAATTCGAACTTAAATTGTGCAGCGAATGCGGAGAAAGACCGTTTCTGGCCTATGTCTAACATGAAATTGCATGATGCTCCTCAATCTTTAGTTGCAGGGAGCGATCAGGAATGCCGAACTGCTTGTTTGAGCAATTGCTCTTGCACGGCTTATGCTTTCGAGGATAATGCCTGCTCAATTTGGATTGGGGATCTCTTCAATGTGGAACAGCTCAAACAAGGCACTACCCCTAGAAGGAGTTTCTACGTCCGGCTTGCTGCCTCCGAAATTAAGGATCCCAGCAAGAAGAGTAATGTAACTGCAACAGTGGCAGGGTCTGTCGGTGCTGTGGTAGCGATATTAGCCATTGTCTCGTTTGCCgtttggagatggaggagaggggCAACTGTAACAACAAAAATAGTGGAGGGTTCACTGATAGTCTTTGCATACCGGGAGTTGCAAGTAGCAACAAAGAATTTCTCAGAGAAGTTGGGTGGGGGtgggttcggttcagttttcaAAGGAACATTACCTGATTCAAGTCACATAGCAGTCAAGAAGCTTGAAAGCATAAGCCAAGGTGAGAAGCAAT GAACGGAAGTAAGCACAATCGGCACGATCCAGCATGTGAATCTTGTCAGGCTTCGCGGATTCTGCTCTGAAGGTGACAAGAGGCTGTTGGTCTACGATTTCATGCCAAATGGTTCCTTAGGCTATCATCTCTTTCATAGAAAGGACTCGAAGACCTTGGATTGGAAAACGAGGTACCAAATTGCTTTGGGAACAGCTCGAGGTCTGGCTTATCTTCATGAGAAGTGCAGAGATTTCATCATACATTGTGACATCAAGCCAGAGAACATCCTTCTAGATGCTGAATTCTGTCCAAAAGTGGCAGATTTTGGCCTGGCAAAGCCTGTTGGCCGAGATTTCAGCAGGGTGTTGACAACCATGAGAGGCACAAGAGGGTATCTTGCGCCGGAGTGGATCTCTGGAGTGGCCATAACAGTAAAAGCTGATGTTTATAGCTATGGGATGATGCTTTTTGAGTTTGTGTCAGGAAGGAGGAACTTAGAGCTATCGGAAAATGGGGCCATCGAGTTCTTCCCAACATGGGCTGCTAGCAAGATAGCTGAAGGAGGTGACATGCTTGATCTTTTGGACCCAGACTTGGAGAAAAACGCTGATACTGAAGAGCTAAATAGGATATGCAGAGTTGCTTGTTGGTGTGCCCAAGATGAGGAAACTCACAGGCCATCGATGGGGCTGGTTGTTCGAGTACTCGAGGGGTTGTTGGATGTGAACCTGCCCAGGATACCGAGAGCCCTTCAACTACTTCTTGATAATCAGGAGCATGTAGTTTTCTTCACTGAGTCGTCATCATCGAACCGGAGTTCCCAGATGAGGAGCAACACCTCAACTGCTTCCTTGCAGAAGCAAAATAGTTCATCTTCAACAAAGTCCAAGTCTTGA